In Elusimicrobium sp., one genomic interval encodes:
- a CDS encoding SDR family NAD(P)-dependent oxidoreductase yields MKNKNLEPIAIVGIGAIMPGALTKDEFWNNIKEGKYCITEIPASYWDYKLFYSPDHKAEDKLYSKIGGFIPETFKFNSLKYRIPPQIAKQMDTVQHLAIETTRMALEDSGYDKKEFDHNRTAVIIGNSMGGMKNEMSNTRLNRPFLYEILKNTTTYKSLSPVDAQKMIDEIDAGVREKFTPITEDSMPGELANVIPGRVANLFDLHGTNFAVDAACATSLAAIDQAVNGLRMGNFDMAIAGGVDQMMSPSAYIKFCKIGALSETGSYPFDARANGFVMAEGAGMVILKRLSDAVKDGDRVYAVIRAVGASSDGKGKGITAPNPKGQKIAVEKAFEQLDYTPGEVGLVEAHGTGTRVGDAVELGALNEIFAPYAKPGTIGLGSVKSQIGHAKAAAGIASLIKTSLALYNKVLPPSVNFETPNPIVDWSTCPFRVITKTQDWTTDKVRRANVSAFGFGGTNFHVAMEEMNDGLLKKTEETQVCQCAVPATPKQENVNMSSNYTLHVPGEKIQGDVLTFSADTKQELFNVLDKAVVAIQYDPTYLPSISYKNHIAKPAKFAVTINVESPEKLKEKIEFFKKTASSQDVWEQESLYLRMKGIYPFTPSEIKPKVCFMFPGQGSQYVDMMKDLATKYKIVQDTFDEADRLLTDIIGQTLTETLWSKPGETKEQIAEREAAIKRTEMTQPAMLTADIAMMRLLSSFGIKPDVVMGHSLGEYAAAVAAGIFDFENGLKAVCTRGKVMSEIRVEDNGKMASIAATVEKVEPELARVNGYVAVANKNCPTQTVIAGASKAIDDAIKMFTDMGIQAVQIPVSHAFHSAIIEPAMPQYRAFLDTLQFNSPKMPITTNVTAEFYPNDPEKIKDLMVTQISHSVEWIKQLKTTYDSGVRLFVECGPKRVLSALASNTLADKKDIKVLASNHPKKGGIVEFNDLFANLISSGIALDWTGTDMFGNNATYNPAFTGWVTGNATAVEKTEGTVKANTPCVCQTAPAQGVPATAKNVVISGIAAGGPGSWDKIFREGVLDEILSGRNMIEPVDAATQQKQIDKHVEFVIKSKDGNHRFERLTSASQAIKLSAKGGAFDLEKEFGLPAKWVKSMDRSFQLAIAAGMLALKDAGIPLVLYYKPTSTGGYLPDRWGLPADMIDETGVIFTSAFPVANSMMGDLTKRVRGLLNNKTAQEVRAFCDKFIAQISDPALKAEIEAWYQENFKDKEVEPEAFTSEFILKTIIIAHSHFCQWIRARGPATAMSAACASTAQAIAVAQDWIKLGRCKRVIVISADDITNDNVSEWILTAFLASGAATTEADVTKAALPFDRRRNGMIVGMGAVSLIVEDEAEVSKRGMKPLAKLLSAEIANSGFHVTRLDVGHVAHVMNRLVATAEKQYGLNRSDIAKQLVFISHETYTPARGGSASAEAYALKSTFGADVSSVIVSNTKGFTGHSMGAGLEDAIAVRCLNTGLVPPIANFKEADPELEGITLSKGGHYNFKYALRLAAGFGSQLGMTLLEKAWQEGEPRIADTAKHEAWLKEISGQEAPVLEVVQNTLRIKDNYKHGVKPALVMEGSQAFVDKVKAIPAAQPAVAAPVQAPVAAPAPVVETPVVTPVAAPAPVAAPAKALDEATVTKEVVTMVGEKTGYPEDMLDIDLDMEADLGIDTVKQAELFASLREHYGIVQQDGIQLKDYPTIRHCINFVLSNAGASAPAAAPVVTPAPVVETPVVTPVAAPAPVAAPAKALDEATVTKEVVTMVGEKTGYPEDMLELDLDMEADLGIDTVKQAELFAAMREHYGIAQQDGIQLKDYPTIRHCINFVLSNAGASTPVAAPAPVVETPVVSAPVVAPAPVAAPAKALDEAAVTKEVVTMVAEKTGYPEDMLELDLDMEADLGIDTVKQAELFAAMREHYGIAQQDGIQLKDYPTIRHCINFVLSNAGASAPAAAPVVAPVPVVEAPVAAPAPVVEAPIVSTPVVETPVAQPASVAVTTATSKALDEATVTKEVVTMVAEKTGYPEDMLELDLDMEADLGIDTVKQAELFAAMREHYGIAQQDGIQLKDYPTIRHCINFVLSNAGASAPAAAPVAAPAPVVETPVVSAPVVETPAVTPVEEPVAPALAKKPAHVVTEDHISAPTVDALETNPTAPIVRRESLAERPEREGYQGEHCHEKKLRFVTTVADAPLAQRENRRLSKDRTILLFADNSQLIKAYTEEFKELGVKYHVFTTLKTRSKNTSIVNWESYEETEAALKDYAAEDPNVQGIVYLLGATVKKFDKKVSPHNELTKYVMPLFIALRVFEKGLANRADADTFFAVNTKVDGNFGYSTKDEFNPIVGALTGGTSCYRKDVYERTGAIGKLMDFEPTATPDEMAQKTMDEVLHGDMRLLVGTKDNVRSTILSLPVRLNKSKKHFDLAGKTIIFTGSGRGIGAMLSQKIAAQYHSKIIVLDIIELQEKTPLWASMNEAELAALKKQIWEDLKADPTQKATPVLLERAFGRVKDSITLYNNLQKLRELGSEVEYYHCDVMNSSMMKEVCTKIKAKNGRVDGLIHFAGLERSKLIYDKDPAEYYRIFDVKATSFISFLANNIVRDDGFFAFASSIAGKYGNLGQSDYASANDYLAKCALMLSNQGYRAISIAMSAYKNVGMGVRAGVETFLRSNGVDFVDPEDGMQIFLDEIVYGQVPEIVLTGSLGRLDWDKQLKIDWDEIGAEEENGSDDAPQGPAAPATPEVTPAAPVPAATPAVNAVSATHFLGNVTSLQKGSEIHLEKEFNLDSDPYLADHAIEGTPYVPGVMGIETFMETATALTGNVPQGLKDVHFYLPIKLLRNRPQAVRVIGKAAGNEADMEIESDFINSKGVKMGNTRRHFTAKTLGAFTSTWNSVKENAMAGIHAPFTVSKDEIYQKYFHGPSFQVLAGIVRVNKETSLAVYNTTPRPQWNDGPRTLLANPMLIEAAFQCCGFQDMSVEHKMTLPDGIAEVAVLKNQVPPAQLYLYGVNRGNTADGKTLHDAYVFDANGEVWVEIHGYQAIGQ; encoded by the coding sequence ATGAAAAATAAGAACCTGGAACCTATCGCCATTGTTGGTATTGGCGCTATTATGCCCGGAGCGTTAACGAAAGACGAATTCTGGAACAACATTAAAGAAGGTAAATATTGCATCACCGAAATCCCCGCATCTTATTGGGATTACAAATTGTTCTACAGTCCCGATCACAAAGCCGAAGATAAATTATATTCCAAAATCGGCGGTTTTATTCCCGAAACTTTCAAATTTAATTCCTTAAAATATCGTATCCCTCCGCAAATTGCCAAGCAAATGGATACCGTCCAACACTTAGCCATTGAAACGACCCGTATGGCGTTGGAAGATTCCGGCTACGATAAAAAAGAGTTTGACCATAACCGCACCGCGGTCATTATCGGCAACTCTATGGGCGGCATGAAGAACGAAATGTCCAACACTCGCTTGAACCGCCCGTTCTTGTATGAAATTTTGAAAAATACCACAACCTACAAATCTCTTTCTCCGGTAGACGCCCAAAAAATGATTGATGAAATTGACGCGGGCGTACGGGAAAAATTCACTCCCATTACCGAAGACTCCATGCCGGGTGAACTTGCCAACGTAATTCCCGGTCGTGTAGCCAACCTTTTTGATTTGCACGGTACTAACTTTGCCGTCGATGCCGCGTGTGCTACCTCTTTGGCCGCCATCGACCAAGCCGTCAATGGTCTTCGCATGGGCAATTTTGATATGGCTATTGCCGGCGGCGTGGATCAAATGATGTCTCCCTCCGCTTACATTAAATTCTGCAAAATCGGTGCCTTGTCCGAAACGGGTTCCTATCCTTTTGATGCCCGTGCCAACGGATTTGTAATGGCCGAAGGCGCCGGTATGGTTATTTTGAAACGCTTAAGCGATGCCGTAAAAGACGGAGACAGAGTGTATGCCGTCATTCGTGCGGTAGGTGCTTCTTCCGACGGAAAAGGAAAAGGGATTACCGCTCCTAACCCCAAAGGTCAAAAAATTGCCGTGGAAAAAGCCTTCGAACAACTCGACTATACCCCCGGCGAAGTAGGCCTGGTGGAAGCGCACGGCACCGGTACCCGCGTAGGTGATGCCGTGGAATTGGGCGCGCTGAACGAAATTTTTGCTCCGTATGCTAAGCCCGGTACCATTGGGCTTGGTAGTGTAAAAAGCCAAATCGGTCACGCCAAAGCCGCGGCCGGTATTGCTTCGTTAATCAAAACCTCGCTGGCCTTATATAATAAGGTATTGCCGCCCTCTGTCAATTTTGAAACCCCGAACCCCATTGTGGATTGGAGCACCTGCCCCTTCCGCGTGATTACCAAAACGCAGGATTGGACGACCGACAAAGTGCGCCGTGCCAATGTGTCTGCCTTCGGCTTCGGCGGAACCAACTTCCACGTGGCAATGGAAGAAATGAACGACGGTTTACTCAAGAAAACCGAAGAAACCCAAGTTTGCCAATGTGCTGTACCCGCTACCCCCAAACAGGAGAATGTAAACATGAGCAGCAACTATACCCTTCATGTGCCCGGTGAAAAAATTCAAGGTGATGTATTAACTTTTTCTGCCGACACAAAACAGGAACTTTTTAATGTATTGGATAAAGCCGTCGTGGCTATTCAATACGATCCCACCTACCTCCCCAGCATTTCTTACAAAAACCACATTGCCAAGCCCGCCAAATTTGCGGTAACCATCAATGTGGAAAGCCCGGAAAAATTGAAAGAAAAAATTGAATTTTTCAAGAAAACGGCCTCTTCTCAAGATGTGTGGGAACAGGAATCTTTGTATTTGCGCATGAAAGGTATTTATCCGTTTACTCCTTCCGAAATTAAACCCAAAGTCTGCTTTATGTTCCCCGGTCAAGGTTCCCAGTATGTGGACATGATGAAAGACTTGGCCACCAAATACAAAATCGTACAAGATACCTTTGACGAAGCCGACCGCTTATTGACGGATATTATTGGCCAAACCTTAACGGAAACCTTGTGGAGCAAACCCGGCGAAACCAAAGAACAAATTGCCGAACGCGAAGCCGCCATCAAGAGAACCGAAATGACCCAACCCGCCATGTTAACGGCCGACATCGCCATGATGCGCTTGTTGTCCTCCTTCGGCATTAAGCCGGATGTGGTAATGGGTCACAGTTTGGGTGAATATGCCGCGGCGGTGGCTGCCGGTATTTTTGACTTTGAAAACGGTTTGAAAGCCGTTTGCACCCGCGGAAAAGTGATGAGCGAAATCAGAGTAGAAGATAACGGTAAAATGGCTTCTATCGCCGCGACGGTGGAAAAAGTAGAACCCGAACTCGCCCGCGTGAACGGTTATGTGGCCGTAGCCAACAAAAACTGCCCCACCCAAACCGTAATTGCCGGTGCTTCCAAAGCGATTGATGATGCCATTAAAATGTTTACGGATATGGGTATCCAAGCGGTACAAATTCCGGTTTCTCACGCCTTCCACTCCGCCATCATCGAACCGGCCATGCCGCAGTATCGTGCTTTCTTAGATACGCTTCAGTTTAACTCCCCCAAAATGCCGATTACTACGAACGTAACGGCGGAATTCTACCCGAACGATCCGGAAAAAATCAAAGACTTAATGGTCACGCAGATTTCTCATTCCGTGGAGTGGATTAAACAACTTAAAACCACTTACGATTCCGGCGTACGCTTGTTTGTGGAATGCGGGCCGAAACGTGTGCTTTCCGCTTTGGCTTCCAACACTTTAGCCGATAAAAAAGACATCAAAGTGTTGGCTTCCAATCACCCCAAAAAAGGCGGCATTGTGGAATTTAACGACTTGTTCGCCAACTTGATTTCTTCCGGTATCGCTTTGGATTGGACGGGTACCGATATGTTTGGTAACAATGCCACTTACAACCCCGCTTTTACGGGTTGGGTAACCGGCAACGCTACCGCAGTAGAAAAAACCGAAGGTACCGTTAAAGCGAATACTCCGTGCGTGTGTCAAACCGCTCCGGCTCAAGGAGTGCCTGCCACTGCCAAAAATGTAGTTATCAGCGGTATTGCTGCCGGCGGGCCCGGTTCTTGGGATAAAATCTTCCGCGAAGGGGTGCTTGATGAAATTCTTTCCGGGCGCAATATGATTGAACCCGTGGATGCCGCTACCCAACAGAAACAAATTGATAAACATGTAGAGTTTGTCATCAAATCTAAAGACGGTAACCACCGCTTTGAACGCTTAACCTCTGCCAGCCAGGCCATTAAACTCTCGGCTAAAGGCGGTGCGTTTGATTTGGAAAAAGAATTTGGCTTGCCTGCTAAATGGGTGAAATCCATGGATCGCAGTTTCCAATTGGCGATTGCTGCAGGTATGCTTGCGCTCAAAGATGCGGGTATTCCGTTGGTGCTTTATTATAAACCCACTTCTACAGGTGGATATTTACCGGATCGTTGGGGTCTCCCTGCCGACATGATTGACGAAACCGGTGTAATCTTTACCTCTGCCTTCCCGGTAGCCAATAGCATGATGGGCGATTTGACCAAACGCGTACGCGGTCTTTTGAACAACAAAACCGCTCAGGAAGTACGCGCCTTCTGCGACAAATTTATTGCCCAAATTTCCGACCCGGCCTTAAAAGCCGAAATTGAAGCCTGGTATCAGGAAAACTTCAAAGATAAAGAAGTGGAACCCGAAGCCTTTACTTCCGAATTTATCTTAAAAACCATTATCATTGCCCACTCCCATTTCTGCCAATGGATTCGTGCCCGCGGGCCGGCTACTGCCATGAGTGCGGCTTGCGCCTCTACCGCCCAAGCCATTGCCGTGGCGCAGGACTGGATTAAGTTGGGCCGCTGCAAACGCGTAATCGTTATCAGTGCTGATGATATCACGAACGATAATGTGTCCGAATGGATTTTAACCGCCTTCTTGGCCTCCGGTGCCGCTACTACGGAAGCCGATGTAACCAAAGCCGCGCTTCCGTTTGACCGCCGCCGCAACGGTATGATTGTGGGTATGGGCGCCGTGTCTTTGATTGTGGAAGATGAAGCCGAAGTGTCCAAACGCGGTATGAAACCGCTTGCCAAGTTGTTATCTGCCGAAATTGCCAACAGTGGTTTCCATGTAACCCGCTTAGATGTGGGCCATGTGGCTCATGTAATGAATCGCCTGGTGGCTACGGCTGAAAAACAATACGGCCTTAACCGCTCGGATATTGCCAAACAACTCGTTTTCATTTCGCATGAAACTTATACGCCTGCCCGCGGCGGTTCTGCCAGTGCGGAAGCGTATGCGTTGAAATCTACCTTTGGTGCTGATGTAAGCAGTGTTATTGTCAGCAACACCAAAGGTTTCACCGGTCACTCTATGGGTGCCGGTTTGGAAGATGCCATTGCCGTGCGCTGTTTGAACACGGGCCTTGTGCCGCCGATTGCCAACTTCAAAGAAGCCGACCCCGAATTGGAAGGTATTACTTTGAGTAAAGGCGGTCATTACAACTTCAAATATGCCTTGCGCTTAGCCGCCGGTTTTGGTTCCCAATTAGGTATGACTTTATTAGAAAAAGCCTGGCAAGAAGGCGAACCGCGCATTGCGGATACCGCCAAACACGAAGCTTGGTTGAAAGAAATTTCCGGGCAAGAAGCCCCTGTCTTGGAAGTGGTACAAAACACCCTTCGTATCAAAGACAACTACAAACACGGTGTAAAACCGGCCTTGGTGATGGAAGGTTCCCAAGCGTTTGTAGATAAAGTGAAAGCGATTCCTGCCGCCCAACCTGCGGTTGCCGCGCCTGTGCAAGCGCCTGTAGCGGCTCCTGCTCCCGTGGTAGAAACCCCGGTTGTGACCCCTGTGGCCGCCCCCGCGCCTGTAGCGGCTCCCGCCAAAGCGCTCGACGAAGCCACGGTTACCAAAGAAGTAGTAACCATGGTTGGCGAAAAAACGGGCTATCCGGAAGATATGTTGGATATTGATTTGGACATGGAAGCCGATTTGGGTATTGATACGGTAAAACAAGCCGAACTGTTTGCTTCGTTGCGCGAACATTACGGTATTGTCCAACAAGACGGTATCCAATTAAAAGACTACCCGACGATTCGCCACTGCATCAACTTTGTACTTTCCAATGCGGGCGCTTCCGCCCCTGCGGCGGCCCCTGTAGTAACTCCTGCTCCCGTAGTAGAAACCCCGGTTGTGACCCCTGTGGCCGCCCCCGCGCCTGTAGCGGCTCCCGCCAAAGCGCTCGACGAAGCCACGGTTACCAAAGAAGTAGTAACCATGGTTGGCGAAAAAACGGGTTATCCGGAAGATATGCTGGAACTTGATTTGGATATGGAAGCTGACTTGGGCATTGATACGGTGAAACAAGCCGAATTGTTTGCCGCGATGCGCGAACATTACGGTATTGCCCAACAAGACGGTATCCAACTTAAAGACTACCCGACGATTCGCCACTGCATCAACTTTGTACTTTCCAATGCAGGTGCTTCCACCCCTGTAGCGGCTCCTGCCCCGGTAGTGGAAACTCCGGTTGTTTCTGCTCCTGTGGTAGCCCCCGCGCCTGTAGCGGCTCCCGCCAAAGCACTTGACGAAGCCGCGGTTACCAAAGAAGTAGTAACCATGGTAGCGGAAAAAACAGGTTATCCGGAAGATATGTTGGAACTTGATTTGGATATGGAAGCCGACCTGGGTATTGATACGGTGAAACAAGCCGAATTGTTTGCCGCAATGCGCGAACATTACGGTATTGCCCAACAAGACGGTATCCAATTAAAAGACTACCCGACGATTCGCCACTGCATCAACTTTGTACTTTCCAATGCGGGCGCTTCCGCCCCTGCGGCGGCGCCTGTAGTGGCTCCTGTTCCCGTAGTGGAAGCCCCGGTAGCGGCTCCCGCTCCTGTGGTGGAAGCCCCGATTGTTTCTACTCCCGTAGTAGAAACTCCTGTGGCGCAACCCGCTTCCGTAGCTGTAACGACTGCTACCTCTAAAGCATTAGATGAAGCCACGGTTACCAAAGAAGTAGTAACCATGGTAGCGGAAAAAACGGGCTATCCGGAAGATATGTTGGAACTTGATTTGGATATGGAAGCTGACTTGGGCATTGATACGGTGAAACAAGCCGAACTGTTTGCCGCGATGCGCGAACATTACGGTATTGCCCAACAAGACGGTATCCAACTCAAAGACTACCCGACGATTCGCCACTGCATCAACTTTGTGCTTTCCAATGCAGGTGCTTCTGCCCCTGCGGCGGCCCCTGTAGCGGCTCCCGCCCCTGTGGTGGAAACCCCGGTTGTTTCTGCTCCTGTAGTAGAAACTCCTGCGGTAACCCCGGTTGAAGAACCGGTTGCTCCCGCCTTGGCTAAAAAACCGGCTCATGTGGTAACCGAAGATCATATTTCCGCGCCGACTGTCGATGCGTTGGAAACCAACCCGACGGCTCCCATTGTGCGCCGCGAATCTTTGGCTGAACGCCCGGAACGCGAAGGGTACCAAGGCGAACATTGCCACGAAAAGAAACTCCGCTTTGTTACCACGGTAGCCGATGCACCGCTTGCTCAACGCGAAAACAGACGTTTGTCCAAAGACCGCACCATCTTATTATTTGCGGATAACTCGCAGTTGATTAAAGCCTACACGGAAGAATTTAAGGAATTGGGCGTAAAATACCATGTATTCACCACGCTCAAAACCCGTAGCAAAAATACCAGCATCGTGAACTGGGAATCTTACGAAGAAACCGAAGCTGCCTTGAAAGATTATGCGGCCGAAGATCCCAATGTGCAAGGTATTGTGTACTTGCTTGGGGCAACTGTCAAAAAGTTTGACAAAAAAGTGAGCCCGCATAACGAACTTACCAAGTATGTCATGCCGCTGTTCATTGCCTTGCGTGTTTTTGAAAAGGGCTTGGCCAATCGTGCCGATGCCGACACCTTCTTTGCCGTAAATACGAAAGTGGACGGTAACTTCGGTTACAGCACCAAAGACGAATTCAACCCCATCGTGGGCGCCTTGACGGGCGGTACATCTTGCTATCGCAAAGATGTATACGAACGCACCGGTGCTATCGGCAAGCTGATGGATTTTGAACCCACCGCCACTCCGGACGAAATGGCCCAAAAAACCATGGACGAAGTTCTCCACGGAGATATGCGCTTGTTAGTAGGCACAAAGGACAATGTCCGTTCTACGATTTTGTCCTTGCCGGTTCGCTTAAACAAGAGCAAAAAACATTTCGACTTGGCCGGTAAAACCATTATCTTCACGGGTTCCGGTCGCGGTATCGGGGCGATGCTCAGCCAAAAAATTGCTGCGCAGTATCACAGCAAAATCATTGTGCTAGACATCATTGAACTCCAAGAAAAAACACCGCTCTGGGCTTCTATGAACGAGGCTGAACTCGCGGCTCTTAAAAAACAAATCTGGGAAGATTTGAAAGCCGACCCGACCCAAAAAGCCACTCCGGTGCTTTTGGAACGCGCCTTTGGCCGTGTGAAAGATTCTATTACGCTTTACAACAACTTGCAAAAACTGCGCGAGTTGGGAAGTGAAGTGGAATACTACCACTGCGACGTGATGAACTCCTCCATGATGAAGGAAGTTTGCACGAAAATCAAAGCTAAAAACGGTCGTGTGGACGGGCTTATCCACTTTGCCGGTTTGGAACGCTCCAAACTTATTTACGATAAAGACCCGGCCGAATACTACCGCATCTTTGATGTAAAGGCCACCAGTTTTATCTCCTTCTTGGCAAATAACATTGTGCGTGATGACGGCTTCTTCGCCTTTGCCTCCTCTATTGCCGGAAAATACGGTAACTTGGGCCAAAGCGATTATGCCTCCGCCAACGATTATTTAGCCAAGTGTGCTTTGATGCTTTCCAACCAAGGTTATCGCGCTATCAGCATTGCCATGAGTGCTTACAAAAATGTAGGTATGGGTGTGCGTGCCGGCGTGGAAACTTTCTTGCGCTCCAACGGAGTTGACTTTGTAGACCCCGAAGACGGAATGCAAATTTTCTTGGATGAAATCGTCTATGGCCAAGTGCCGGAAATTGTACTTACCGGTTCTTTGGGCAGACTGGACTGGGACAAACAATTGAAAATTGATTGGGACGAAATCGGAGCCGAAGAAGAAAACGGCTCCGACGACGCCCCCCAAGGCCCCGCCGCTCCGGCCACGCCCGAAGTTACCCCGGCCGCACCCGTTCCCGCGGCTACGCCTGCGGTAAATGCGGTAAGTGCCACTCACTTCTTGGGAAATGTAACTTCCTTGCAAAAAGGGAGTGAAATTCACTTGGAAAAAGAATTTAACTTAGATTCCGACCCCTACCTGGCCGACCATGCCATCGAAGGTACCCCGTATGTGCCGGGTGTAATGGGCATTGAAACCTTTATGGAAACGGCTACCGCTTTGACGGGTAATGTTCCGCAAGGGTTGAAAGATGTTCACTTCTACTTGCCGATTAAGTTGTTGCGCAATCGCCCGCAGGCTGTGCGTGTTATCGGTAAAGCCGCCGGTAATGAAGCGGATATGGAAATCGAGTCCGACTTTATTAACAGCAAAGGGGTGAAAATGGGTAACACCCGCCGTCACTTTACGGCAAAAACCTTGGGTGCTTTTACCTCCACCTGGAACAGTGTAAAAGAAAATGCCATGGCCGGGATTCATGCTCCGTTTACGGTCAGCAAAGATGAAATTTACCAAAAGTATTTCCATGGCCCGTCCTTCCAAGTGCTTGCCGGTATTGTACGCGTAAATAAAGAAACCTCTTTAGCCGTGTACAACACCACTCCGCGCCCGCAATGGAACGATGGCCCGCGCACGCTTTTGGCTAACCCGATGCTTATTGAAGCCGCTTTCCAATGCTGCGGTTTCCAAGACATGAGCGTGGAACACAAAATGACCTTGCCCGACGGTATCGCCGAAGTGGCCGTGCTTAAGAACCAAGTACCGCCTGCCCAGTTGTATTTGTACGGGGTAAACCGCGGTAATACGGCTGATGGAAAAACTTTGCACGATGCCTATGTGTTTGATGCTAACGGCGAAGTGTGGGTGGAAATCCACGGTTATCAGGCCATCGGCCAGTAA